In a genomic window of Helianthus annuus cultivar XRQ/B chromosome 10, HanXRQr2.0-SUNRISE, whole genome shotgun sequence:
- the LOC110880888 gene encoding protein FAR1-RELATED SEQUENCE 5-like, protein MSFWDIGNIFGEDSNQSYVSESVWLSGVDRREKEVVSVPRCDDGDEGEPSYIAQSYPRYEYGTYHSYTENKHKLEYEEGAKEYEKNDNEVEESANDIEENDNEVDECAKDSEENDNKIEEDVMHFEEGVDDDEPANEEGVHDDERANEECVNDEKKTKKSPKELKNWVYKREVAKGYVIVTQRTRKKGEGASARIVKIWFQCDHGSEPKSKASVRRSVSKKVGCPFSLIGKLDSSSGNWSLVEKKNIHNHEPAEFLEGHTFARRLTPDEESLVERLYLQNMEPTNIHLTIRNQYPHSVCILQDVQNMIKKIKRKMYGDRTLMHILESMLQEERYVYFTRVNPSTKAVKEVFFVHPDSYNMWRAFPHVLMIDATYKTNEYKLLFIQVVGVTSTHKSFCVAHAFVSKEKKITSYGSWRSSKNCW, encoded by the exons ATGTCGTTTTGGGACATTGGTAATATTTTTGGCGAAGATTCGAACCAGTCGTACGTCTCCGAAAGCGTTTGGTTATCCGGCGTTGATCGACGTGAGAAGGAGGTTGTGTCCGTGCCTCGTTGTGATGACGGGG ATGAGGGGGAACCATCTTACATTGCCCAAAGTTATCCGCGATACGAATACGGGACTTACCATTCGTATACGGAAAACAAACACAAGTTAGAGTATGAAGAAGGTGCTAAGGAGTATGAGAAAAATGATAACGAAGTCGAAGAAAGTGCTAACGACATTGAGGAAAATGATAACGAAGTCGATGAATGTGCTAAGGACTCTGAGGAAAATGATAACAAAATCGAGGAAGATGTAATGCACTTTGAGGAGGGTGTTGACGACGACGAACCTGCTAACGAGGAAGGTGTTCACGACGACGAACGTGCTAACGAGGAATGTGTTAATGacgagaaaaaaacaaaaaag TCACCTAAAGAATTGAAGAATTGGGTATACAAAAGAGAAGTTGCGAAAGGTTACGTCATTGTGACCCAACGAACGAGGAAAAAAGGCGAAGGTGCGTCAGCAAGGATAGTGAAGATATGGTTCCAATGCGATCATGGCAGCGAACCCAAAAGTAAAGCATCAGTTCGGCGTTCCGTTAGCAAAAAGGTTGGTTGTCCTTTTAGTCTGATAGGGAAACTAGACTCAAGTAGTGGTAATTGGAGCCTTGTGGAGAAGAAAAACATTCACAACCATGAGCCTGCTGAATTTCTCGAGGGCCACACGTTTGCTAGAAGGCTGACCCCGGACGAAGAATCACTGGTGGAGAGACTTTATCTGCAAAACATGGAGCCTACAAATATACATTTAACCATAAGAAATCAGTACCCACATAGCGTGTGCATTCTACAAGACGTACAAAACATGATTAAAAAGATTAAACGAAAAATGTACGGCGATCGAACTCTAATGCATATATTGGAGAGCATGTTGCAAGAAGAAAGGTACGTTTATTTCACCAGAGTGAATCCCTCCACAAAGGCGGTCAAGGAGGTTTTTTTCGTTCATCCGGACTCGTACAacatgtggcgtgcattcccacATGTGTTGATGATTGATGCTACCTACAAGACGAATGAGTATAAGCTTCTGTTTATTCAAGTTGTGGGTGTGACATCGACACACAAGTCTTTTTGTGTGGCTCATGCGTTTGTCTCTAAAGAAAAAAAGATAACTTCTTATGGGTCCTGGAGAAGCTCAAAGAATTGTTGGTAG